The region TGTCATTGAGCTAGCTGAAACAGTGCTTTGAGCAACACTGCTACCCGCAAATACCGCACATGAAAAGCTATACAATATTAAAGCAATACTGGCTAGTTTAAATTCCATTATTCATCCCTGTTCAAATTTTTTTTAGGGATGATATAGCCAAACACAACTTATGTAAATATGAGTTCACATTTTAATGGGCTTTATATTATCCTCTGTTTATTACTTATTTCGCTGCTAAACACTCAATTTCAATACTCGCACCAAGGGCTAATGCTTTCACAGCCATCGTACTTCTAGCAGGATAAGGTGCACTAAAAAAGGTTCGATATATATTATTGAATACTGGAAAATCCTCTATATTTGTTAGCATCACAGTACATTTGACCACATCTTGTAAACCGTAGCCCATTCTGGATAATGAACTGCTAATATTGGCTAATGTCATTTCTGTTTCAGCACTTACTCCGCCCACAGCCAATTTGCTAGTAGTTGGATCGATCCCTATCTGGCCTGACAAATAAACCGTATTACCCACTTGTACACCTTCAGAAAAAGGATAAGTCGTAGGTGTTTGTTTCGTATTTAAGAAACGCACTTTGGTTTGTGGTGCCTCAGTAATCACACCTGTGTCCATATGATTTACTTGATTGGCACTAACTGAACAGCTGACCAATGCAGCAATGATGACGATTAACTTCATGAAAAATTCCTTATTTAGCGACATTACTTTCTGATGGTGCTGTCGATGGTGTGGTACTAAATGCACTGATATGATTTAAATCTTTTAACCATGATTGCGCCGAGCAATGCCAAATTTGCATTGATGGCGTTAATGCTTTGCGCTGATCGACAACCCCGAGCCTAATTCCATATACCCGCGGCGCATCTCCAACCGAAGTTGCGTACATAGCAGAACCGCATTGTTGGCAAAAACCTTGAGCACGAGGATTACCACTATCTGCGATTTTTATATATTCTTTTGGCGTCCCCTTAGTAAAAGTCATTGCGTCAATATCTGACATAACAACCGTTCTAAAAGCACTGGCTGATAGCATTTGACAGTCATTGCAATGACAAACTATCACCTTGTCAGGTCTTACTTTGGCAGTAAAAGCTAAATCACCACAATGACATTGGCCTGTTATATTCATTTATAAACTCACTTTATGTGAACTAAGGTTCGCATAACTTTAGAGTTAAATAGCTAATTAAGCAAGAGATATTAATTACAGCTAGATTAAATTCAGGGACAGAACCAAAGGGACAGAGAGCGAAAATAGTAAATAGCATGACTAAATGCCAGAGTAGATATATTTATTTCGAGCATAAAAAAAGCAACGATAATGTAAATACATAATCGTTGCTTGTTTAATAATAACTATCGAGGAGCAGATGTAAACTCATCTGCTAATAACGCAAGTTTAGCCTTCGCTAACCATGTTGACAGTATATTTTGGAATCTCGATGACCATATCAGTATCAACAACTTTAGCTTGGCAAGATAGACGACTCTCAGGCTCAAGTCCCCAAGCTTTATCTAACATGTCATCTTCTAACTCATCACTTTCTTCAAGGGCATCGAAGCCTTCACGTACAATACAATGACAAGTTGTACATGAATTCGATTTTTCACAAGCATGTTCAATATGAA is a window of Shewanella donghaensis DNA encoding:
- a CDS encoding RidA family protein yields the protein MKLIVIIAALVSCSVSANQVNHMDTGVITEAPQTKVRFLNTKQTPTTYPFSEGVQVGNTVYLSGQIGIDPTTSKLAVGGVSAETEMTLANISSSLSRMGYGLQDVVKCTVMLTNIEDFPVFNNIYRTFFSAPYPARSTMAVKALALGASIEIECLAAK
- the fdx gene encoding ISC system 2Fe-2S type ferredoxin; the encoded protein is MPQLVFLPHEELCPDGAVVEAEIGETILDVALKNGIHIEHACEKSNSCTTCHCIVREGFDALEESDELEDDMLDKAWGLEPESRLSCQAKVVDTDMVIEIPKYTVNMVSEG
- a CDS encoding GFA family protein — its product is MNITGQCHCGDLAFTAKVRPDKVIVCHCNDCQMLSASAFRTVVMSDIDAMTFTKGTPKEYIKIADSGNPRAQGFCQQCGSAMYATSVGDAPRVYGIRLGVVDQRKALTPSMQIWHCSAQSWLKDLNHISAFSTTPSTAPSESNVAK